In the Deltaproteobacteria bacterium genome, one interval contains:
- the mreD gene encoding rod shape-determining protein MreD produces MNRTVTIFSLVIISILFITIQTTLLSPRTAGYLFPDLNLILIVFLAVYSETRGSFLLAAGNGYMMDVLSGNLPGTFTISRLSAYLLVRSSSNHVYLKKMIVQGLVIFVATIFTWTFILSVIKIKGEGGFHISFNEIMTQGLINTVVGVPLFWAARRVHARFQK; encoded by the coding sequence ATGAATAGAACAGTCACAATATTCTCGTTAGTAATAATTTCAATCCTGTTTATAACAATTCAAACGACCCTTCTGTCCCCTAGAACTGCGGGGTATCTGTTCCCGGATTTGAATCTGATCTTGATAGTTTTCCTTGCGGTGTACTCCGAGACCAGAGGAAGTTTTTTGCTCGCTGCCGGAAACGGTTACATGATGGATGTCCTTTCGGGCAATCTGCCCGGGACGTTCACCATCTCCCGCTTGAGCGCATATCTTCTTGTCAGGTCCAGCTCTAATCATGTTTATTTGAAAAAAATGATTGTTCAGGGACTGGTTATATTCGTCGCGACAATTTTTACGTGGACTTTTATATTGTCTGTAATTAAAATAAAGGGTGAGGGAGGATTTCATATTTCATTTAATGAGATAATGACCCAGGGGCTCATCAATACCGTTGTAGGGGTTCCACTCTTTTGGGCTGCGAGAAGGGTTCATGCAAGATTTCAGAAGTAG
- the mrdA gene encoding penicillin-binding protein 2: MQDFRSRLVVSTIILGIAFLVLASRLWFLQVLKGDEFELFSLENRIRVERIPAPRGRVLDRYGRELVVNRPSFDIYVLPKDVDDVVSLSKNLSMILELDNKDIAEKVSQASRKNRFKTILIAQDINRDQLAFIEARRSSLPGLIIEVNNLRQYPHGTLGASFLGYIGKVNENDLEDNPKLSNNALVGKTGIEKSWESSLHGEDGFVQKVTDALGREVDSSPFQKDLKSKNSVPGKDIFLAIDIDLQKAAEEALGEESGAIVAVNVKNGQVLALASKPSFDPADFIKGIDSKTWTKLMNDKTFPLVNRATQGLYAPGSVFKMVASAAAMKEGIVNPDNRFHCPGYYRLGTHTFRCWKRGGHGWMNMRNAIVQSCDVYFYKIAERLGIDTFAKYMNNFGFGSVTGIGIEERAGVAPSREWKLKRFKKPWYKGETIVSAIGQGYVSTTPLQIAVMTAAIANGGTLLKPNLVLKEVTFSGDVNEIKPERVARVPVEDEIISIIRDAMTGVVNDPRGTGRRARLENVTVAGKTGTAQVVSLDAQTGNKSHMDHAWFTSFAPAEAPEIAVTVLVEHGGKGGAVAAPLAKKIMEIYFKLKEERKANDNV; the protein is encoded by the coding sequence ATGCAAGATTTCAGAAGTAGGCTTGTAGTATCGACAATAATACTCGGCATTGCATTCCTCGTGCTTGCTTCAAGACTATGGTTCCTTCAGGTCCTGAAGGGAGACGAGTTCGAGTTATTTTCGCTGGAAAATAGAATACGGGTAGAGAGAATTCCCGCTCCAAGGGGAAGGGTGCTTGACAGGTACGGGAGGGAACTTGTAGTAAACAGGCCCTCTTTTGACATATATGTCCTCCCCAAAGATGTAGATGACGTGGTCAGCCTGAGTAAAAACCTGTCCATGATCCTGGAGCTGGATAATAAAGATATTGCGGAAAAAGTTTCGCAGGCGTCCCGAAAAAACCGTTTTAAGACCATCCTTATAGCTCAAGACATTAACCGCGACCAGCTTGCTTTTATTGAGGCGAGAAGGAGCTCGCTTCCCGGGCTTATTATCGAGGTGAATAATTTAAGACAGTACCCGCACGGTACGCTCGGAGCCTCTTTCCTCGGCTATATAGGCAAAGTAAATGAAAACGACCTTGAGGACAATCCAAAACTAAGCAACAACGCGCTGGTGGGTAAAACGGGGATCGAGAAGAGCTGGGAGTCCTCGCTCCACGGGGAGGACGGATTCGTACAAAAGGTAACGGACGCGCTCGGACGCGAAGTGGATTCGAGTCCCTTTCAGAAGGATCTCAAGAGTAAGAACAGCGTTCCCGGCAAAGATATCTTTCTGGCAATAGACATAGATCTTCAAAAGGCGGCGGAAGAGGCGCTCGGCGAAGAATCCGGGGCAATCGTAGCCGTAAACGTTAAAAACGGCCAGGTGCTTGCCCTTGCGAGCAAGCCTTCTTTTGATCCCGCCGACTTTATAAAAGGCATTGATTCCAAAACGTGGACGAAGCTAATGAACGACAAGACCTTCCCGCTGGTCAACCGCGCGACTCAGGGCCTGTACGCGCCGGGCTCGGTCTTTAAAATGGTTGCGAGCGCGGCCGCAATGAAAGAGGGGATTGTCAACCCCGATAATCGCTTTCACTGCCCCGGATATTACAGGCTGGGGACGCATACCTTCAGGTGCTGGAAGAGGGGAGGGCACGGATGGATGAATATGAGAAATGCTATTGTCCAGTCCTGTGACGTATATTTTTACAAAATCGCCGAGAGGCTCGGGATAGACACTTTCGCGAAATATATGAATAATTTCGGTTTCGGTTCCGTTACCGGAATCGGAATAGAGGAGAGGGCGGGTGTGGCGCCGAGCAGGGAATGGAAATTAAAGAGGTTCAAGAAGCCATGGTACAAGGGTGAGACAATTGTCTCTGCGATCGGACAGGGATATGTGAGCACTACCCCTTTACAAATAGCCGTGATGACGGCGGCGATTGCAAACGGCGGAACCCTTCTCAAGCCAAATCTGGTTTTGAAGGAAGTGACTTTCAGCGGTGATGTAAACGAGATAAAACCGGAACGCGTGGCGCGTGTTCCCGTAGAGGACGAAATTATCTCGATAATCAGAGATGCGATGACGGGAGTGGTGAACGACCCGCGCGGCACCGGACGCCGGGCGCGTCTCGAGAACGTCACGGTTGCCGGAAAGACCGGAACCGCCCAGGTTGTTTCGCTTGATGCGCAAACCGGCAATAAGTCCCACATGGACCACGCATGGTTTACGTCCTTTGCGCCCGCCGAGGCCCCTGAGATTGCGGTGACGGTGCTGGTAGAACACGGGGGCAAGGGCGGGGCTGTTGCGGCGCCGCTGGCCAAAAAAATAATGGAAATCTATTTCAAGCTGAAGGAAGAGAGAAAAGCAAATGATAATGTTTGA
- the rodA gene encoding rod shape-determining protein RodA produces the protein MIMFDRRLFYSFGWSLFLMILAFSALSLLNLYSASYQTGLVFFKKQILWVGLGVLCMLVVSFINYKLLKQYSLYLYVLSILLLLFVLYFGREVSGSKSWISIGSFATIQPSELVKIPVILALARFYDNDYQGYSYGLLDLIKPALLVAFPLVLVMLQPDLGTALTIILISGSMILFIGVRKRSLALLLALVLGFSYPAWHFFLKPYQKERIKTFVDPSRDPLDSGYNAIQSRIAVGSGGFTGKGFMAGSQTQLRFIPAQQTDFAFSVLAEEWGFLGGVAALLLYFMIILWILDTASRSKDKFSVLVCFGIAAMFFWHIVVNVGMVIGLLPITGVPLLLLSYGGSSTLTAMIGVGIVLGIRMRKFPVPATAVELR, from the coding sequence ATGATAATGTTTGACAGGAGGCTCTTCTACAGCTTCGGCTGGTCTCTATTCTTGATGATACTGGCGTTTTCCGCTTTGTCTCTGCTGAATCTTTACAGCGCGTCCTATCAAACGGGCCTGGTCTTTTTCAAGAAGCAGATATTATGGGTTGGGCTCGGAGTTCTATGCATGCTTGTAGTTTCTTTCATAAACTACAAGCTTTTAAAGCAGTACTCTCTTTATCTGTATGTTCTTTCTATACTTCTTCTGCTCTTCGTTCTCTATTTCGGAAGGGAGGTTTCGGGCTCCAAAAGCTGGATCAGCATCGGGTCCTTTGCCACTATTCAACCCTCGGAGCTTGTAAAAATTCCCGTAATTCTGGCGCTGGCAAGATTTTACGACAATGACTATCAGGGATACTCCTACGGATTGCTCGATCTCATAAAACCGGCTTTGCTTGTCGCGTTTCCTCTGGTTCTCGTGATGCTTCAGCCTGATCTCGGGACCGCTCTCACCATCATATTGATTTCGGGAAGCATGATATTGTTTATCGGTGTGAGGAAGAGGTCTCTGGCCCTTTTACTCGCTCTGGTCCTGGGGTTTTCATATCCCGCGTGGCATTTCTTTCTCAAGCCTTATCAGAAAGAAAGGATTAAAACATTTGTTGACCCTTCAAGAGACCCGCTCGACTCCGGATATAACGCGATACAGTCCCGGATAGCCGTGGGTTCGGGCGGATTTACGGGCAAGGGTTTTATGGCGGGCTCACAGACGCAGTTGAGGTTTATCCCGGCCCAGCAAACGGATTTCGCCTTCTCCGTTCTCGCCGAGGAGTGGGGGTTTCTGGGCGGTGTTGCCGCGCTCCTGCTTTACTTCATGATTATTCTCTGGATTCTCGATACCGCGAGTCGATCGAAAGATAAATTTTCCGTCCTCGTATGTTTCGGGATCGCCGCGATGTTCTTCTGGCACATCGTTGTAAATGTCGGAATGGTTATCGGCCTTCTGCCGATAACCGGCGTACCCCTTTTGCTTTTGAGCTACGGAGGTTCTTCGACACTTACCGCGATGATAGGGGTGGGGATAGTGCTTGGAATAAGGATGAGGAAATTCCCCGTGCCCGCCACCGCTGTGGAGCTGAGGTGA